From a region of the Helianthus annuus cultivar XRQ/B chromosome 5, HanXRQr2.0-SUNRISE, whole genome shotgun sequence genome:
- the LOC110942823 gene encoding uncharacterized mitochondrial protein AtMg00810-like, producing MEQPPGFEDPNKPNHVCKLNRALYGLKQAPRAWFQRLSNFLLTLGFENSRSDPSLFTYQRHGILIYLLVYVDDIIITGNNDTFITNFTTRLDKEFKIKDLGLLQFFLGLEVTHTDSGLFLNQSKYAHDILTRAGLLDSKPVATPLTSKDVFHSPGHPFHDPTLYRSLVGALQYLTITRPDLSYAVNQASQFPQQPTTTHFQLVKRIFRYVKGTLTHGLHFDRPPSTTLLGFSDADWARCIDTRRSTNGYCIYLGGNLVSWSAKKQPTV from the coding sequence ATGGAACAACCTCCCGGCTTTGAAGATCCAAACAAACCCAATCATGTGTGCAAACTCAATCGTGCTCTCTATGGTCTAAAACAAGCACCTCGTGCTTGGTTTCAACGCCTAAGCAACTTCTTGCTTACTCTCGGATTTGAAAATAGTAGATCCGACCCTTCTCTATTCACCTACCAACGCCATGGTATTTTAATTTATCTCCTTGTTTATGTGGACGACATCATTATCACCGGTAATAATGACACATTTATTACCAACTTCACCACACGTCTTGACAAGGAATTCAAAATTAAAGACCTTGGATTGCTTCAATTTTTTCTCGGCTTGGAGGTGACGCACACTGACTCGGGTTTATTCCTAAATCAATCCAAATATGCCCATGACATATTAACTCGAGCCGGTCTTCTTGATTCCAAACCCGTTGCTACTCCTCTCACATCTAAAGATGTGTTCCACTCACCGGGTCACCCCTTTCATGATCCTACTCTCTATCGCTCTCTTGTCGGTGCCCTTCAATACCTCACTATCACTCGACCCGACCTTTCCTATGCCGTAAACCAAGCCAGTCAATTCCCTcaacaacccaccaccacccattTTCAGTTGGTCAAGCGAATTTTTAGATATGTTAAAGGCACTTTGACTCATGGTTTACATTTTGATAGACCTCCTAGCACTACTTTACTAGGTTTTTCAGATGCAGATTGGGCTCGATGTATCGACACTAGAAGATCCACCAATGGCTACTGTATCTACTTAGGTGGAAACTTGGTCTCTTGGAGTGCAAAGAAGCAACCTACAGTCTAA